The proteins below come from a single Fastidiosipila sp. genomic window:
- the rpmJ gene encoding 50S ribosomal protein L36: MKVRPSVKPICEKCRV; this comes from the coding sequence ATGAAAGTGAGACCTTCGGTCAAGCCAATCTGCGAAAAATGCCGCGTGA